CTGTAAAAAGACTTCTCCGTCAGAAAGCTAATTTTGGCGTACTGGAGGGGTTTCTGACCGTCCTCTTAGGAGAAGACGTGAAAATCATAGAGATATTGGAAAGTGAAAGCAACCAACAAACAATCGATGATAAATTCAACCGGGTAGACATTAAAGCCAAAAACAGTAAGGATGAAATTATCATTGTAGAGATCCAAAACACACGGGAGCTCTATTATCTGGAACGTATCTTGTATGGAGTGGCAAAAGCGATCACAGAACATATCTCTTTAGGTGAACGCTACTACGCAGTGAAAAAAATATACTCCATCAGTATTCTGTACTTTGACATCGGCAAGGGAGAAGATTATTTGTATCATGGACAAAACAACTTCATCGGAGTGCACACAGGAGATAGGCTGGAAGTGACTACCAAAGAAAAAGATGCTATCGTCCATAAGATTCCAGCAGAAATCTTTCCGGAATATTTTCTAATTCGTGTGAATGAATTCGATAAAGTGGCTGTCACCCCATTGGAAGAATGGATTGAGTACCTGAAAACCGGTTGTATTCGCCCCGACACAAAAGCTCCCGGTTTGGAAGAAGCACGCAGGAAACTTATTTATTACAATATGTCTAAAGAAGAACAG
The Bacteroides luhongzhouii DNA segment above includes these coding regions:
- a CDS encoding Rpn family recombination-promoting nuclease/putative transposase — its product is MEQQDKYIRFDWAVKRLLRQKANFGVLEGFLTVLLGEDVKIIEILESESNQQTIDDKFNRVDIKAKNSKDEIIIVEIQNTRELYYLERILYGVAKAITEHISLGERYYAVKKIYSISILYFDIGKGEDYLYHGQNNFIGVHTGDRLEVTTKEKDAIVHKIPAEIFPEYFLIRVNEFDKVAVTPLEEWIEYLKTGCIRPDTKAPGLEEARRKLIYYNMSKEEQHAYDEHLSAIMIQNDVLDGAKLEGRMEGRMEGRMEGRMEERLEIASNLKSQGVDITAIQKATGLSSEEIQKL